In the Grimontia kaedaensis genome, one interval contains:
- the rsxB gene encoding electron transport complex subunit RsxB encodes MTGILIAIIAIAVLAAVFGILLGFASVRFKVEADPIVDQIDSILPQTQCGQCGYPGCRPYAEAIANGDAINKCPPGGQPTIEKLADLMGVEATESAHDEEKSVKKVAFIHEDDCIGCTKCIQACPVDAIIGSTKAMHTIIKDECTGCDLCVAPCPTDCIEMIPVQTTPETWKWQLDQIPVVQLSVDEDKGIKQV; translated from the coding sequence ATGACTGGAATTTTGATTGCGATTATTGCTATCGCTGTCCTCGCGGCTGTGTTCGGTATTTTGCTGGGCTTTGCTTCTGTGCGCTTTAAAGTCGAAGCGGATCCGATCGTCGATCAGATTGACTCCATCCTCCCGCAGACACAGTGCGGACAATGTGGTTATCCTGGTTGTCGACCTTATGCAGAAGCCATTGCCAATGGTGACGCCATAAATAAATGCCCTCCAGGTGGTCAGCCGACTATCGAGAAGCTTGCTGACCTGATGGGGGTGGAAGCCACAGAATCTGCGCACGATGAAGAAAAAAGCGTAAAAAAAGTCGCCTTCATTCACGAAGACGACTGTATTGGCTGTACCAAATGTATTCAGGCTTGTCCGGTGGACGCTATCATCGGCAGCACCAAAGCCATGCACACCATTATCAAAGATGAATGTACTGGATGCGACCTTTGTGTCGCCCCTTGCCCAACTGACTGTATTGAAATGATCCCTGTTCAAACCACGCCTGAAACCTGGAAATGGCAACTTGACCAAATTCCAGTTGTTCAACTTTCTGTTGATGAAGATAAAGGGATCAAACAAGTATGA
- the gloA gene encoding lactoylglutathione lyase, whose translation MSTGRILHTMIRVGDLDRSIAFYTNVMGMQLLRKSENEQYEYTLAFVGYGDESQGAVIELTYNWGTSEYEHGSAFGHIAIGVDDIYATCDKLRGAGANITREPGPVKGGTTEIAFVEDPDGYKIELIQNKSASAGLGN comes from the coding sequence ATGAGCACTGGTCGTATTCTGCATACCATGATCCGCGTTGGCGATTTGGATCGTTCAATTGCCTTCTACACCAACGTGATGGGCATGCAGCTTTTGCGTAAAAGCGAAAATGAGCAGTACGAGTACACGCTGGCTTTTGTTGGCTATGGCGATGAATCACAGGGTGCAGTGATTGAGCTGACCTACAACTGGGGCACCTCTGAATATGAGCACGGCTCTGCTTTTGGCCACATTGCAATTGGTGTAGACGATATCTATGCGACTTGCGACAAACTGCGTGGAGCAGGTGCGAACATCACGCGTGAACCAGGCCCGGTAAAAGGCGGCACTACAGAGATCGCCTTTGTTGAAGACCCAGATGGCTACAAAATCGAGCTGATTCAAAACAAGAGTGCTTCTGCAGGCTTAGGTAACTAA
- a CDS encoding LysR substrate-binding domain-containing protein, producing the protein MDKQLRYLSALRYFEAAARLKSYSAAAKELNVTQAAVSQQLRGLEDNLGCKLFFRNGREMQLTDKGHQLLAPITEGFERIIVGLNRIQTEPLEGVLTVTVPPSFASLWLMPRLWRFTLENPTITIRIHSDIKRVAILHSDIDLAIRQGKITESDTAGSIRCEHLYQEEVYPLCSAELARSIQFDSPEKLKRCWLIHGVNSKEIVWSKWFEKAGVKFDNSALRWMEVPTFDMALNAVIAGHGVCLGTESLSKALIDQGLLVKPFDIGLTPGMQFSLLYDGASSRLPRIEAFRNWLFRELEQSQYR; encoded by the coding sequence ATGGACAAGCAACTTCGCTATCTCAGTGCACTCCGTTACTTTGAAGCTGCCGCGAGACTGAAAAGCTACAGCGCAGCAGCAAAAGAGTTGAATGTGACCCAGGCAGCCGTCAGCCAACAACTGAGAGGGCTGGAAGATAACCTTGGCTGTAAGCTGTTTTTTAGAAATGGGCGGGAAATGCAGCTCACCGATAAAGGCCACCAGCTGCTTGCACCTATTACCGAAGGGTTTGAAAGGATTATCGTCGGTTTAAACCGTATTCAGACTGAACCTCTGGAAGGCGTATTGACCGTCACCGTCCCACCCTCGTTCGCTTCATTGTGGTTAATGCCGAGACTATGGCGATTTACGTTGGAAAACCCCACCATCACGATTCGCATACATAGCGATATCAAACGGGTGGCGATCCTACATAGCGATATTGATCTAGCCATTCGGCAGGGCAAAATCACAGAGAGTGACACAGCGGGGAGCATTCGTTGCGAACACCTCTATCAAGAGGAGGTTTACCCACTTTGCTCCGCTGAGCTTGCCCGTTCTATACAGTTTGATTCCCCGGAAAAACTCAAGCGGTGTTGGTTGATACATGGCGTGAATTCTAAAGAGATAGTTTGGTCAAAGTGGTTTGAAAAAGCCGGTGTGAAGTTCGATAACAGCGCACTGCGATGGATGGAAGTACCTACATTCGATATGGCTCTCAATGCAGTGATTGCGGGTCACGGTGTATGTTTGGGAACGGAAAGCCTGTCGAAAGCACTTATCGATCAGGGTCTTCTGGTCAAACCCTTTGATATCGGGCTGACGCCCGGCATGCAGTTTAGTTTGTTGTATGACGGCGCTTCCTCAAGGCTTCCGCGCATTGAAGCATTTCGAAACTGGCTGTTCCGTGAGTTGGAACAATCACAATATCGCTGA
- the rsxC gene encoding electron transport complex subunit RsxC, with amino-acid sequence MITLIEEIKQGHVWDFHGGIHPPENKRQSSETSILPADIPNEIVLPTKQHIGTAGQLLVNVGDKVLKGQPLTKSDILQCCPVHAPTSGEVVAIEPRTIAHASGLTDNCIVIKPDFEDTWGDKNALPDFREVSDEALIDHVRMMGIAGMGGAGFPAARKLQTGHARTEILIINGAECEPYITADDRLMQERADEIVQGIEILQHIVSPKLTVMALEDNKPEAIDALKLATQGKPDIVVQVVPTKYPSGGEKQLIKLITGKEVPAKAIPAAIGVMMQNVGTVFAIKRAVIDGEPLIERVVTLTGTTLKEQRNRWALLGTPVSFLLDKHGYEPDKKVERVIIGGPMMGYTIPHPNVPVTKVTNCVLVPSRREIAPSEGEMACIRCSACAEACPASLLPQQLQWYAKDQDYDKCEEYNLFDCIECGACAFVCPSEIPLVQYYRQAKSEIRARDAEQQAAERAKERFEAKKARMERDKKAREERHKQAAENRRKAMEKSGEGDAIAAAIARVKAKSENESAATAMKPAVAAAIAKAKAKQAEAAAQGQTEPDNSEMAKLREERKRQARERKAQKASESETENATDDKKDAVAAAIARAKARKAAQQSESEPASDNSAAGEDPKKAAVAAAIARAKARKEAQQVDAATPTADSAPEEQAPIEEDPKKAAVAAAIARAKARKAAQEAEAEAPATDSAPLETPVEEDPKKAAVAAAVARAKARKVAQQEKAEPPTADSAPVEVTPAEDDPKKAAVAAAVARAKARKAAQQAEAEAPAVDVAPVDEAPVEDNPKKAAVAAAVARAKARKAAQQAEVEAPTSEAAPVEDTPVKEDPKKAAVAAAIARAKARKAAQMKNKNEEE; translated from the coding sequence ATGATTACCCTAATCGAAGAGATCAAACAGGGACATGTCTGGGATTTTCACGGTGGTATTCATCCACCAGAAAACAAACGCCAGTCGAGCGAAACTTCCATTTTGCCTGCCGATATTCCCAATGAAATTGTGTTGCCAACCAAACAGCACATTGGCACAGCTGGCCAACTACTGGTAAATGTCGGTGATAAAGTCCTAAAGGGCCAGCCACTGACCAAGTCAGACATCCTGCAATGTTGTCCCGTGCACGCACCGACGTCCGGTGAAGTCGTGGCAATCGAGCCACGTACCATCGCGCACGCATCTGGCCTTACCGATAACTGTATTGTGATTAAGCCAGATTTCGAAGATACCTGGGGCGACAAAAACGCACTACCTGATTTCCGCGAAGTCTCTGACGAGGCGTTGATCGATCATGTTCGCATGATGGGTATCGCGGGCATGGGTGGCGCAGGATTCCCAGCAGCCCGCAAGCTGCAGACTGGTCATGCGCGCACAGAAATTCTGATCATCAACGGTGCTGAATGTGAGCCTTACATCACCGCTGATGACCGTTTGATGCAAGAGCGCGCAGATGAAATTGTTCAAGGTATTGAGATCCTCCAACATATCGTGAGCCCGAAACTCACCGTCATGGCGCTGGAAGACAACAAACCAGAAGCGATTGACGCCCTGAAATTGGCGACACAGGGTAAACCTGACATTGTCGTTCAGGTAGTTCCGACCAAATACCCGTCTGGCGGTGAAAAGCAGCTCATCAAACTCATCACCGGTAAAGAAGTACCTGCAAAAGCCATCCCTGCCGCAATCGGCGTGATGATGCAAAACGTCGGTACAGTCTTCGCCATTAAACGTGCTGTCATCGACGGTGAGCCGCTGATTGAGCGTGTCGTCACCTTGACAGGTACCACGTTGAAAGAACAGCGTAACCGTTGGGCACTGCTTGGCACGCCTGTCAGTTTCTTACTCGATAAGCACGGTTATGAACCAGACAAAAAGGTAGAGCGCGTGATCATCGGCGGCCCGATGATGGGCTACACCATTCCGCACCCTAACGTGCCAGTCACCAAAGTCACCAACTGTGTATTAGTGCCTTCACGTCGTGAAATAGCGCCGTCAGAGGGTGAGATGGCCTGCATACGATGCAGCGCCTGTGCAGAAGCCTGCCCTGCTTCGTTGCTTCCACAACAACTTCAGTGGTACGCCAAAGATCAGGATTACGACAAGTGCGAAGAGTATAACCTGTTCGATTGTATCGAATGTGGTGCTTGTGCCTTCGTCTGCCCAAGTGAAATTCCACTGGTGCAATACTATCGTCAGGCTAAATCTGAAATCCGAGCGCGCGATGCGGAGCAGCAAGCCGCCGAGCGCGCTAAAGAGCGTTTCGAAGCCAAAAAAGCGCGTATGGAGCGTGACAAAAAAGCACGTGAAGAGCGCCATAAGCAAGCTGCGGAAAACCGTCGTAAAGCGATGGAGAAGTCCGGCGAAGGCGATGCGATTGCTGCTGCCATTGCACGTGTGAAAGCCAAATCAGAAAATGAATCTGCAGCTACGGCAATGAAGCCAGCTGTGGCAGCTGCTATTGCCAAAGCAAAAGCCAAACAGGCAGAGGCTGCCGCGCAAGGGCAGACCGAGCCAGATAACAGTGAAATGGCAAAGCTGCGCGAAGAGCGCAAGCGTCAGGCGCGCGAGCGTAAAGCGCAAAAGGCATCGGAATCAGAAACTGAAAACGCAACAGACGACAAGAAAGACGCTGTTGCAGCGGCGATAGCCCGCGCTAAAGCACGTAAAGCGGCTCAGCAAAGCGAGTCTGAACCCGCTTCTGATAACAGCGCCGCTGGAGAAGATCCGAAGAAAGCCGCAGTTGCAGCCGCCATTGCCCGAGCCAAAGCTCGCAAAGAAGCGCAACAAGTTGATGCGGCTACCCCTACTGCTGATTCTGCTCCAGAAGAGCAAGCTCCCATTGAGGAAGATCCGAAGAAAGCTGCTGTGGCTGCTGCCATTGCCCGTGCAAAAGCACGCAAAGCGGCACAAGAGGCAGAAGCTGAAGCGCCTGCTACTGATTCTGCTCCATTAGAAACTCCCGTTGAGGAAGATCCGAAGAAAGCCGCTGTCGCTGCTGCCGTTGCCCGTGCTAAAGCACGTAAAGTGGCACAACAGGAGAAAGCAGAACCGCCTACTGCTGATTCTGCTCCAGTAGAAGTTACTCCTGCTGAAGACGATCCGAAGAAAGCCGCTGTCGCTGCTGCCGTTGCCCGCGCTAAAGCACGCAAAGCCGCACAACAGGCGGAAGCTGAAGCGCCTGCTGTTGATGTTGCGCCGGTAGACGAAGCACCTGTTGAAGACAATCCGAAGAAAGCCGCTGTTGCTGCTGCCGTTGCCCGCGCCAAAGCACGCAAAGCCGCACAACAGGCAGAAGTTGAAGCGCCTACTTCAGAGGCTGCTCCAGTAGAAGATACTCCCGTTAAAGAAGATCCCAAGAAAGCAGCGGTTGCTGCTGCCATTGCACGCGCTAAAGCGAGAAAGGCAGCGCAAATGAAAAATAAGAATGAGGAAGAGTAA
- the nth gene encoding endonuclease III gives MNNEKRVQILERLRAENPHPETELNWSTPFELLIAVLLSAQATDVSVNKATDKLYPVANTPQALLDLGVDGVKEYIKTIGLFNSKAENVIKTCRIIVEQHGGEVPENREALEALPGVGRKTANVVLNTAFGWPTIAVDTHIFRVSNRTKFAMGKNVDQVEEKLLKVVPKEFKVDVHHWLILHGRYTCVARKPRCGSCIIEDLCEFKEKIYPDE, from the coding sequence ATGAATAACGAAAAACGTGTTCAGATACTGGAGCGATTAAGAGCAGAAAACCCTCACCCGGAAACTGAACTGAACTGGAGCACGCCGTTTGAGTTGCTGATTGCAGTATTGCTTTCGGCGCAGGCAACGGATGTAAGCGTGAACAAGGCAACGGATAAACTCTATCCGGTGGCTAATACGCCACAGGCGTTGTTAGACCTTGGGGTTGATGGCGTAAAGGAATACATCAAAACCATTGGCCTGTTTAACTCCAAAGCAGAAAATGTCATCAAGACATGTCGAATCATCGTTGAACAACACGGTGGTGAAGTACCTGAAAACCGCGAAGCACTGGAAGCTCTGCCTGGTGTGGGTAGAAAGACAGCCAATGTCGTGCTCAACACCGCCTTTGGTTGGCCAACCATTGCGGTAGACACGCATATTTTTCGCGTATCAAACCGCACCAAGTTTGCGATGGGGAAAAACGTCGATCAGGTAGAAGAAAAGCTACTGAAAGTCGTGCCAAAGGAGTTCAAGGTCGATGTTCACCACTGGCTTATTCTGCACGGCCGCTACACTTGTGTGGCTCGCAAACCGCGTTGTGGCAGTTGTATTATTGAAGACCTCTGCGAATTCAAAGAAAAGATTTACCCAGACGAATAA
- the rsxD gene encoding electron transport complex subunit RsxD — MAFFIASSPHSHSRKSTSDIMMTVILCTLPGIAALCYFFGWGVLLQVVMAALTAVAAEAAVVALRGRPVKHYLKDHSALLTGVLLGIAIPPFAPWWIVIIGILFAIVIAKHLYGGLGQNLFNPAMVAYVVLLISFPVQMTTWLPPTELLVQPLGFTDSFAAVFTGLTTDGFSVNQLRIAVDGSTMATPLDTIKTSLLAGETVSEAVEKSVFGSFAGIGWGWVNVAFLAGGLILLKKKIIQWQIPVAMLASLFVFSLVGYAISPDGVASPLMHLFSGATMLGAFFIATDPVSASTTTRGRLIFGAMIGALVYLIRTFGGFPDGVAFAVLIANMCVPLIDYYTKPTTYGYRKESK, encoded by the coding sequence GTGGCCTTTTTTATAGCCAGTAGCCCGCATAGCCACAGTCGCAAGAGCACCAGCGACATCATGATGACAGTGATACTGTGTACTTTGCCCGGCATCGCTGCGCTTTGTTACTTTTTCGGTTGGGGTGTTTTACTGCAGGTAGTCATGGCAGCACTGACTGCGGTGGCTGCAGAGGCGGCTGTTGTGGCTCTGCGCGGGCGTCCTGTTAAACACTATCTTAAAGACCACTCTGCCCTGCTGACGGGTGTGCTTCTGGGTATCGCCATTCCACCGTTCGCACCATGGTGGATTGTGATTATCGGTATACTTTTCGCCATCGTCATTGCTAAACATCTCTATGGTGGGCTGGGCCAGAACCTGTTCAACCCTGCCATGGTCGCTTATGTCGTACTGCTGATTTCGTTCCCGGTTCAAATGACCACCTGGCTGCCACCAACTGAATTGTTGGTTCAGCCACTTGGCTTTACTGACAGCTTCGCCGCTGTCTTTACTGGCCTCACCACTGATGGCTTCAGCGTGAACCAACTGCGAATTGCTGTAGATGGCTCAACCATGGCGACGCCGCTGGATACCATTAAGACCTCTTTGCTGGCCGGTGAAACCGTCTCTGAGGCGGTTGAGAAGTCAGTGTTTGGCAGTTTTGCAGGTATCGGTTGGGGCTGGGTGAATGTCGCCTTCCTTGCTGGCGGTCTTATTCTGCTGAAGAAGAAGATTATCCAGTGGCAAATCCCCGTTGCTATGCTGGCATCTCTTTTTGTGTTCAGCTTGGTAGGCTATGCAATCAGCCCAGATGGCGTGGCTTCGCCATTGATGCACCTTTTCTCCGGTGCCACCATGTTGGGTGCTTTCTTCATTGCCACTGACCCAGTTTCTGCTTCAACCACTACACGAGGTCGACTGATCTTTGGTGCAATGATCGGCGCGTTGGTTTATCTGATCCGTACCTTTGGCGGCTTCCCAGATGGCGTAGCGTTTGCCGTGCTTATCGCAAACATGTGCGTACCGCTGATTGACTACTACACCAAACCAACCACTTACGGTTACAGGAAGGAAAGCAAATGA
- a CDS encoding electron transport complex subunit E produces MSQNKELMTNGMWANNPALVQLLGLCPLLAVSATVTNALGLGIATLLVLVGSNLTVSLVREYVPKEVRIPIFVMIIASLVTCVQLLMNAYAFGLYQSLGIFIPLIVTNCIIIGRAEAFASKNTPLPSVLDGFWMGMGMTAALVVLGAIREVLGNGTLFDGADRLLGDWAAGLRIEVFQFDSPFLLAMLPPGAFLAVGFLIAIKNVVDEKQSKKQPKEKAVIERVRITSTD; encoded by the coding sequence ATGAGCCAGAATAAAGAGTTAATGACAAACGGAATGTGGGCCAATAACCCCGCGTTGGTGCAGCTTCTAGGTCTTTGTCCTCTGCTTGCGGTTTCCGCGACTGTAACCAACGCATTAGGGCTTGGCATCGCAACGCTGCTGGTTTTGGTGGGCTCGAACCTGACCGTTTCGCTGGTCCGCGAATATGTGCCAAAAGAGGTGCGTATTCCCATCTTCGTTATGATCATTGCGTCACTGGTAACCTGTGTCCAACTGCTGATGAATGCCTACGCATTCGGCCTTTATCAGTCGCTGGGTATCTTTATTCCCCTGATCGTGACCAACTGCATCATCATCGGCCGCGCAGAGGCATTCGCCTCCAAGAATACGCCATTACCTTCGGTGTTGGATGGCTTCTGGATGGGCATGGGCATGACTGCAGCGCTGGTCGTACTGGGTGCCATTCGAGAAGTACTGGGTAACGGTACTTTGTTTGATGGTGCTGACCGGCTGCTTGGTGATTGGGCTGCAGGACTTCGTATAGAAGTGTTCCAATTTGATAGTCCATTCCTGTTAGCGATGCTACCGCCGGGTGCCTTTCTGGCTGTGGGTTTCCTCATCGCTATAAAGAACGTGGTCGACGAAAAACAATCGAAAAAACAACCAAAAGAGAAAGCCGTGATCGAACGTGTTCGAATCACGTCCACAGATTAA
- the rsxG gene encoding electron transport complex subunit RsxG, whose protein sequence is MIRAMRNNGAILALAALLSTGLVAVTNTLTKDTIAEQQRMQLLRVLNQVIPEEMHDNALAKTCTLVTSPNLGTREPMPIYIATKNGEPTAMAVEAIAPDGYNGAIKVLVGVNTNNTVLGVRVLSHNETPGLGDKIDLNVSDWVLSFDGKNIESEDDKRWAVYKDGGQFDQFTGATITPRAVVSAARNAAWYVMQNKDIIVRQPLNCGASS, encoded by the coding sequence ATGATCCGCGCGATGCGAAATAATGGCGCAATCCTTGCGTTGGCGGCACTGCTTTCAACAGGCTTAGTCGCCGTCACCAATACACTGACGAAAGACACTATCGCAGAGCAGCAACGCATGCAGCTTTTACGGGTTCTAAATCAAGTGATCCCAGAAGAAATGCATGACAATGCATTGGCGAAAACCTGTACGTTGGTGACCAGCCCAAACCTTGGCACCCGTGAACCAATGCCAATCTACATTGCCACCAAGAATGGTGAGCCGACGGCCATGGCAGTCGAAGCCATTGCACCGGACGGTTATAATGGCGCCATCAAAGTCTTGGTAGGCGTCAATACCAATAACACTGTGCTCGGTGTTCGCGTGCTGAGCCACAACGAAACCCCGGGTCTTGGCGATAAAATCGATCTGAATGTCTCTGATTGGGTGCTGTCTTTCGATGGTAAAAATATTGAAAGTGAAGACGATAAGCGTTGGGCGGTTTACAAAGATGGCGGTCAGTTTGACCAGTTCACCGGTGCCACCATCACACCGCGTGCCGTGGTTAGCGCAGCGCGAAATGCGGCTTGGTATGTCATGCAGAACAAAGACATTATTGTCCGCCAACCTCTGAATTGTGGAGCTTCATCATGA